In one Bacteroidales bacterium genomic region, the following are encoded:
- a CDS encoding galactokinase — protein MNTAQLKETFYSLYGENEHRTRLFFSPGRVNLIGEHTDYNGGYVFPCALSFGTYLALRKNNKRLVRFATANFDHRGEVNLDEPFEKEGKSWINYPVGVLNELRKKAKEIEGVDLFYSGDIPNGAGLSSSASIEMVTAFAVNEIFAFGMDRMELVKLSQKAENNFVGVNCGIMDQFASGMGAADHALFLNCDTLDYERVPLKLKGMKIVIANTNKRRGLADSKYNERRAQCESAVEILGSGKKIRNLSDLNLEEFNGLSPLIEDETIRKRARHVITENNRTLGAIEALSQGDIVSFGRLMNQSHDSLRDDYEVSGTELDTLVEEARKIEGTIGSRMTGAGFGGCTVSIVKEEQVETFIREVGRAYKERTGLTADFYVAEVGDGSKEIV, from the coding sequence ATGAACACAGCGCAGCTAAAAGAGACTTTCTACAGTTTATATGGAGAGAATGAACACAGAACCCGCCTCTTTTTCTCCCCCGGACGGGTAAACCTGATCGGGGAGCACACCGACTACAACGGTGGGTATGTATTTCCGTGTGCACTCTCCTTTGGCACCTACCTGGCATTAAGAAAAAACAACAAACGCCTGGTTCGCTTTGCCACTGCCAATTTTGACCACCGGGGTGAGGTGAATCTCGACGAGCCCTTTGAAAAAGAGGGCAAATCCTGGATCAATTATCCGGTGGGTGTGTTAAACGAGCTGCGAAAAAAAGCAAAAGAGATCGAGGGAGTGGACCTGTTTTACTCCGGAGATATTCCTAACGGGGCCGGGCTCTCCTCATCCGCCTCCATCGAGATGGTTACCGCTTTTGCCGTGAACGAGATTTTTGCTTTTGGGATGGACCGGATGGAGCTGGTTAAACTCTCACAAAAGGCAGAAAATAATTTTGTGGGAGTAAACTGCGGCATTATGGACCAGTTTGCCTCGGGGATGGGAGCCGCTGATCATGCCCTGTTTCTGAATTGTGACACACTTGATTACGAGCGCGTTCCACTGAAACTCAAGGGAATGAAGATCGTCATTGCCAACACCAATAAGCGGAGGGGACTGGCCGACTCAAAATACAATGAGCGAAGGGCACAGTGTGAATCGGCCGTAGAGATTCTTGGCAGCGGGAAAAAGATCAGGAACCTGAGCGATCTGAACCTGGAGGAGTTTAACGGCCTTTCCCCCCTCATTGAGGACGAAACCATCCGGAAACGGGCCCGCCATGTGATTACCGAAAACAACCGTACCCTGGGTGCCATAGAAGCCCTCAGCCAGGGGGATATCGTGTCTTTTGGCCGGTTGATGAACCAGTCGCACGATTCGCTGCGGGACGATTATGAGGTAAGCGGAACCGAGCTCGACACCCTGGTGGAGGAGGCTCGTAAAATAGAGGGGACCATCGGCAGCAGGATGACCGGTGCCGGATTTGGCGGATGCACGGTAAGCATTGTCAAAGAGGAGCAGGTGGAGACCTTTATCCGGGAGGTTGGCCGGGCCTATAAGGAGCGGACCGGCCTTACTGCCGATTTCTACGTGGCAGAGGTGGGCGACGGGTCCAAAGAGATCGTCTGA
- a CDS encoding glycoside hydrolase family 3 C-terminal domain-containing protein: MKLKTLSIFCLFLLLFSCEGKRLPYLDTDLDFETRAADLVSRMSLEEKVGQLTHYADAVERLGIPEYNWWNECLHGVARSGKATVFPQAIGMAATFDRDMMFRMADVTSTEARAKYHDYFSRGKHGMYQGLTFWSPNINIFRDPRWGRGHETYGEDPYLTGEMGVQFIRGLQGDDPRYLKTVATSKHYIVHSGPEPLRHEFDAVVSERDFRDTYLPAFKKTVEKGQVYSVMCAYNRYQGEPCCGSAPLQEELLRGELGFRGYIVSDCGAIYDFHQGHQVVETREEAAALGVLSGTDLNCGDQYEGLVEAVKQGLITEKEIDEATGRLMLARMKLGMFDPDEMLPWSSIPVDTLAAEAHKEIAREMARKSMVLLKNDRNTLPLSKELKRVAVIGPNAHNVDVQNGNYNGTPVAPVSVLDGIRAKLGAAAEVRYAQGCPHHSALPYLTAVPPENLFTSEEMHENGMKAAFYPDLNLLGPPLLERTDEQVDFYWWDGEPPVEGLTDDNYTVKWSGYLVPEKSGTHALGVNGKFFKFVFEGDTLIRHHNIHHPNQVYQKVDLVAGRAYEIQVLGQDIHGDFTCTLHWEEPGLPLAWEALQAARWADQVVLVMGLTARLEGEEMRGLELEGFQAGDRTSLDLPAVQRQLIRQIAATGKPVSLVLMTGSAVSVTAEQKTVPAILQAWYGGEAAGEAVADVLFGDYNPAGRLPVTFYRSVNDLPPFENYDMAARTYRYFEGEVLYPFGYGLSYSTFFYDNLILERNEIGQGESLTVSVEVSNTGERDGEEVVQLYIRDVESEEARPVKDLRGFERIKVKAGQTIVATMTLGPEELSYWDPEAGDYVVEPGMYEILVGPSSASEDLLRTELMVR, translated from the coding sequence ATGAAACTGAAGACCCTGTCCATCTTTTGCCTGTTTTTATTGCTTTTCTCCTGTGAAGGGAAGCGCCTGCCTTACCTGGATACTGATCTTGATTTTGAAACCCGGGCGGCCGACCTGGTCTCCCGGATGAGCCTGGAGGAGAAGGTGGGTCAGCTCACCCACTATGCCGATGCGGTGGAGCGGCTGGGTATTCCGGAGTATAACTGGTGGAACGAATGTCTGCACGGGGTGGCCCGCTCCGGAAAGGCAACTGTCTTTCCTCAGGCCATCGGGATGGCGGCCACCTTTGACCGGGACATGATGTTTCGCATGGCCGATGTGACCTCCACGGAGGCCAGGGCCAAGTATCACGACTACTTCTCCAGGGGGAAGCACGGGATGTACCAGGGCCTTACTTTCTGGTCGCCCAATATCAATATCTTCAGGGATCCCCGCTGGGGCAGGGGACATGAGACTTACGGGGAGGATCCGTACCTGACCGGCGAGATGGGGGTACAGTTTATCCGGGGACTGCAGGGAGATGATCCCCGTTACCTGAAAACGGTGGCCACTTCCAAACATTATATCGTGCACAGCGGACCCGAGCCCCTGCGGCACGAGTTTGATGCCGTGGTCAGTGAGCGGGATTTCAGGGATACCTATCTGCCTGCATTTAAGAAAACCGTCGAGAAAGGACAGGTCTATTCGGTCATGTGTGCCTATAACCGTTACCAGGGAGAACCCTGCTGCGGCAGTGCCCCTTTGCAGGAGGAACTGCTGAGAGGAGAGCTGGGTTTTCGGGGGTACATAGTCTCCGATTGCGGGGCCATTTATGATTTTCACCAGGGCCATCAGGTAGTTGAGACCAGGGAGGAGGCAGCGGCCCTGGGGGTCCTGTCGGGGACAGATCTGAACTGTGGGGATCAGTATGAAGGCCTGGTTGAGGCAGTTAAGCAGGGGCTTATCACTGAGAAGGAAATTGATGAGGCAACCGGGCGGCTGATGCTGGCCCGTATGAAACTGGGCATGTTCGATCCGGATGAGATGCTTCCCTGGTCCTCCATCCCGGTGGATACCCTGGCTGCGGAAGCTCATAAAGAGATAGCCAGGGAGATGGCACGTAAGTCCATGGTGCTGCTTAAGAACGACAGGAATACGCTCCCCCTGAGCAAGGAGCTGAAGCGTGTGGCCGTGATTGGTCCGAATGCTCATAACGTGGATGTACAGAACGGGAACTACAACGGGACACCGGTGGCCCCGGTGAGCGTGCTGGACGGCATCAGGGCCAAGCTGGGAGCCGCTGCCGAAGTGCGTTATGCACAGGGCTGTCCGCATCACAGCGCTTTACCCTACCTGACTGCCGTACCACCCGAAAACCTGTTTACTTCGGAGGAGATGCATGAAAATGGGATGAAGGCTGCTTTCTATCCGGATTTAAATCTGCTGGGGCCGCCTCTTCTGGAGCGGACCGATGAGCAGGTGGATTTTTACTGGTGGGACGGGGAGCCTCCGGTGGAGGGGCTGACAGACGACAATTATACGGTGAAGTGGAGCGGATACCTGGTTCCGGAAAAGAGCGGCACCCATGCTCTGGGAGTAAATGGTAAGTTCTTTAAGTTTGTTTTTGAGGGCGATACTCTGATTCGTCATCACAATATTCATCATCCCAACCAGGTTTACCAAAAAGTGGACCTGGTGGCAGGCAGGGCCTATGAGATTCAGGTTCTGGGGCAGGACATTCACGGCGATTTCACCTGCACCCTGCACTGGGAGGAACCCGGGTTGCCCCTGGCCTGGGAAGCCCTGCAGGCTGCCCGCTGGGCCGATCAGGTGGTACTGGTTATGGGGCTTACTGCCCGGCTGGAAGGGGAGGAGATGCGGGGACTGGAACTGGAGGGTTTCCAGGCAGGGGACAGAACCTCGCTGGATCTGCCGGCTGTCCAGCGGCAACTGATCCGGCAGATCGCGGCCACCGGCAAGCCGGTAAGCCTGGTGCTGATGACCGGTTCGGCCGTTTCTGTTACAGCGGAACAAAAAACGGTTCCGGCCATCCTGCAGGCCTGGTATGGAGGCGAGGCAGCTGGCGAAGCAGTTGCCGATGTCCTGTTCGGGGATTATAATCCGGCCGGAAGACTGCCGGTGACTTTCTACAGGTCCGTGAATGACCTGCCGCCCTTTGAGAACTATGATATGGCCGCTCGCACCTATCGCTATTTCGAAGGGGAGGTGCTCTATCCCTTTGGCTATGGCCTGAGTTATTCCACTTTTTTCTATGATAATCTGATCCTGGAGCGGAACGAGATTGGCCAGGGCGAATCCCTTACCGTAAGTGTGGAGGTGAGCAATACCGGGGAGCGGGACGGAGAAGAGGTGGTGCAGCTCTATATCCGGGATGTGGAATCAGAGGAGGCCCGACCTGTAAAAGATCTCCGGGGATTTGAACGGATAAAGGTGAAAGCGGGACAAACGATTGTGGCAACCATGACACTGGGTCCGGAGGAATTATCCTACTGGGATCCGGAAGCGGGGGATTATGTGGTGGAACCCGGGATGTACGAGATCCTGGTGGGGCCTTCGTCGGCCTCTGAGGATCTGCTGAGAACAGAGCTGATGGTCCGCTAA
- a CDS encoding DPP IV N-terminal domain-containing protein has translation MKHAFTTISLFFILAAAVQAQEQASLTEADYRQAAAMLRGNVDKLIDKDIRPQWTADGRIWYRCLTETRGEYKLVNPQNGKVITAESREDLFEKGSVEQEERRGSRTESLSPDGRHVVFIKDWNLWIREVESGEERALTTDGIKNFGYATDNAGWKRSDRLILSWSPDSRKIATFQQDQRHVSSMYLVKTTVGAPELMEWKYPLPGDEDIIRIHRVIIDISGEPGVIRLKLAPDARRGTLCDDISCEGGLDDVAWSEDSKKLVFVSTSRDHKEEHVRIADCETGEVRDIFEEIVETQYESGQGTINWKYFSGTNEIIWYSERSDWGHLYLYDALSGKKKHPITSGDFVVREILEIDKEKRLIYFIASGKEEGNPYYRYLYRVNFSGENLTLLTPETGDHSIRFSPDGKAFIDSYSQSHIPPVHLVRNTSGELLTGLEQTDISRLQASGWKVPLPFTVRSANDRWDLYGIMHTPSEMDPDQKYPVIVYIYPGPQGGSVRSWSFMAARGDNQALAELGFVVVALEGSCNPNRSKSFHDACYGDMGENTLPDQVAGLKQLKQRFPFLDLDRVGIWGHSGGGFATAAAMFKYPDLFKVGIAESGNHDNRNYEDDWGERYIGLEVPDSEGLSNYHRQANQTHAENLKGKLFLIHGGMDDNVPPYNTYLVADALIKAQKDFDFLLLPNARHGYGSDGNYIMRRRWDYFVFHLLRATPPKEFKIEIDSDPRTS, from the coding sequence ATGAAACACGCATTTACCACCATTTCCCTTTTTTTTATACTTGCAGCGGCAGTTCAGGCACAGGAGCAAGCATCACTTACAGAAGCAGACTACCGGCAGGCTGCAGCCATGCTCCGGGGCAATGTCGATAAACTTATTGATAAGGACATCAGGCCGCAATGGACTGCCGACGGAAGGATCTGGTACCGCTGTCTGACCGAAACCCGGGGGGAGTATAAACTGGTAAACCCGCAGAACGGAAAAGTGATCACTGCAGAGTCCAGGGAAGATTTGTTTGAAAAAGGATCGGTGGAACAGGAAGAGAGGAGAGGATCGCGCACGGAGTCCCTTTCTCCCGATGGCAGGCATGTGGTTTTTATTAAGGACTGGAACCTGTGGATCAGAGAGGTGGAAAGCGGTGAGGAAAGGGCCCTGACCACCGATGGAATCAAGAACTTTGGCTATGCCACCGACAATGCAGGATGGAAACGCAGCGACAGGCTCATCCTGAGCTGGTCGCCCGACTCCAGAAAGATCGCCACCTTTCAGCAGGATCAAAGACATGTCAGCAGCATGTACCTGGTGAAAACCACGGTAGGCGCCCCGGAACTGATGGAATGGAAGTATCCCCTGCCCGGTGATGAGGATATCATCCGGATACACCGGGTAATCATCGATATTTCCGGAGAGCCCGGGGTGATCCGTCTGAAACTGGCTCCTGATGCCCGCAGGGGAACCCTCTGCGATGATATCTCCTGCGAAGGAGGCCTGGACGATGTGGCCTGGAGCGAGGACAGCAAAAAGCTGGTTTTTGTGTCCACCAGCCGCGACCACAAAGAGGAACATGTGCGGATTGCCGATTGCGAGACCGGGGAGGTCAGGGATATTTTTGAAGAAATCGTTGAGACCCAGTATGAATCGGGCCAGGGGACTATCAACTGGAAATACTTTTCCGGAACCAATGAAATCATCTGGTATTCGGAACGAAGCGACTGGGGCCATCTCTACCTCTACGACGCCCTTTCGGGAAAGAAAAAACATCCCATCACTTCAGGGGATTTTGTCGTCAGGGAAATACTGGAAATCGATAAGGAAAAGCGCCTTATCTACTTTATTGCCAGCGGAAAGGAGGAAGGTAATCCCTATTACCGCTACCTCTACCGGGTGAATTTCAGCGGAGAAAACCTGACCCTGCTGACGCCCGAAACCGGCGATCACAGCATCCGGTTTTCCCCGGATGGAAAGGCCTTTATCGACTCCTACTCGCAATCCCACATCCCCCCGGTGCACCTGGTACGGAATACCAGCGGTGAACTGCTTACCGGGCTGGAGCAAACCGATATTTCCAGGCTGCAGGCCAGTGGCTGGAAAGTTCCCCTTCCATTCACCGTCCGTTCGGCCAACGATCGTTGGGATTTGTACGGAATTATGCATACTCCTTCTGAAATGGATCCGGATCAGAAGTACCCGGTGATCGTCTATATCTATCCGGGGCCCCAGGGTGGCAGTGTGCGCTCCTGGAGCTTTATGGCCGCCCGGGGAGATAATCAGGCCCTGGCCGAACTGGGATTTGTGGTGGTGGCCCTGGAAGGAAGCTGCAATCCCAACCGGTCGAAATCCTTCCACGATGCCTGCTACGGGGATATGGGTGAAAATACACTCCCCGACCAGGTGGCCGGCCTGAAACAGCTGAAGCAGAGATTCCCCTTCCTGGATCTGGACCGCGTGGGAATCTGGGGCCACTCCGGGGGAGGATTTGCCACCGCTGCTGCCATGTTCAAATACCCGGATTTATTCAAAGTGGGGATCGCCGAATCGGGCAATCACGACAACCGGAATTACGAAGACGACTGGGGGGAACGGTACATCGGACTTGAAGTCCCGGACAGTGAAGGGCTAAGCAACTACCACCGGCAGGCCAACCAGACCCATGCAGAAAACCTGAAGGGTAAACTATTCCTGATTCACGGGGGCATGGACGACAATGTTCCGCCCTACAACACCTACCTGGTGGCCGATGCACTGATCAAAGCACAGAAAGATTTTGATTTCCTGCTGCTCCCCAATGCCCGTCATGGCTATGGCAGCGACGGCAACTACATCATGCGCAGGCGCTGGGACTATTTTGTGTTCCACCTCCTGCGGGCAACGCCGCCAAAGGAATTTAAAATTGAGATCGATTCAGACCCGAGAACCAGTTAA
- a CDS encoding DUF1080 domain-containing protein, with translation MKTNVRVLLLVLLPVFGLPSCAEEEGWTSLLDENLSQWDRYLSYSHEVGYDGQQPVDQHGNLIAPIGLNQEGYGVFTMIQEDQAPVLRVSGEVYGCVISKQSYSNYHLRLQVKWGEKKWDPRKNLLMDSGVLYHSIGDYGIDHWRSWMLSQEFQIMEGHMGDYWGIANSAIDIRAFIPEYIMNPVADPGQDFLKFGAGEELPGFCLRSASYEKPRGEWNTLELICYEDKSLHLINGEVVMVLRNSRYVQDGESFPLTRGKIQLQSEAAEVYFKSIEIRPLETLPERFRSLF, from the coding sequence ATGAAAACAAATGTAAGAGTATTGCTTTTGGTGCTGCTCCCTGTGTTTGGGCTTCCCTCCTGCGCAGAGGAAGAGGGCTGGACCAGCTTGCTGGATGAGAACCTTTCTCAATGGGACAGGTACCTGAGCTACAGTCACGAAGTGGGCTATGACGGGCAACAGCCCGTGGACCAGCATGGAAATTTAATCGCTCCCATTGGTCTGAACCAGGAAGGGTACGGGGTTTTTACCATGATCCAGGAGGACCAGGCACCGGTTTTAAGAGTCAGCGGAGAAGTATATGGCTGTGTGATCAGCAAACAGAGCTATTCCAATTATCATCTCCGTTTGCAGGTGAAATGGGGAGAAAAAAAGTGGGATCCAAGGAAAAACCTGCTGATGGACTCCGGAGTGCTCTACCATTCCATAGGGGACTACGGAATTGATCACTGGAGATCCTGGATGCTATCCCAGGAATTTCAGATTATGGAGGGTCATATGGGCGATTACTGGGGGATCGCAAACTCTGCCATCGACATCCGGGCCTTTATCCCGGAGTATATCATGAATCCGGTTGCCGATCCGGGCCAGGACTTTCTCAAATTTGGAGCCGGCGAAGAGCTCCCGGGCTTTTGCCTTCGAAGTGCCAGTTATGAAAAACCTCGTGGAGAGTGGAATACACTGGAGCTAATATGCTATGAAGATAAGAGCCTGCACCTGATCAATGGCGAGGTGGTCATGGTACTCCGGAATTCCAGATATGTGCAGGATGGAGAAAGCTTTCCCCTGACCAGAGGAAAGATCCAGTTGCAGAGCGAGGCTGCCGAAGTCTATTTTAAATCGATCGAAATCAGACCCCTGGAAACCCTTCCTGAGAGATTCAGATCTTTGTTTTAG
- a CDS encoding DNRLRE domain-containing protein translates to MNEFAPELESQEFSIDENPGKGQEIGQVAATDQESHQSLSFQVEETDDFASVRIDSASGILYVMDSTGFDYETKASLLVRVTVSDSHEQSLSSTALMTIQLNDMPEPKQYYFSVQPDAASGRDAVISFLVPDNNYGSMENLLLYAWTQEGILNVNRSLIDFDLSGIPSEASIDSAYLSIFFNPGSAYATGHSGETSFTIQRLITAWDESTVSWSTQPAVSYSNLVQVSGAIYPNQSFPDMDISSLVEDYTSHPSDSYGFCLKFVEESPYKILVLSSSDHEEEQLRPKLEVYYTVLE, encoded by the coding sequence GTGAACGAATTCGCTCCGGAACTTGAATCCCAGGAATTCTCCATCGATGAAAATCCGGGCAAGGGTCAGGAAATCGGACAGGTGGCAGCCACGGACCAGGAGTCTCATCAAAGCCTGTCCTTCCAGGTGGAGGAAACGGACGACTTTGCCAGTGTCCGCATTGATTCAGCCAGCGGGATCCTGTATGTAATGGATTCGACCGGATTTGACTACGAAACAAAAGCTAGTTTACTGGTCCGGGTCACCGTAAGTGATTCCCATGAGCAGTCTTTGTCCTCCACCGCCCTGATGACCATCCAGCTGAATGATATGCCCGAACCAAAACAATACTATTTCAGTGTCCAGCCGGACGCCGCCAGCGGGAGGGATGCGGTTATCAGTTTCCTGGTGCCGGACAACAACTACGGAAGCATGGAGAACCTGCTTCTCTATGCCTGGACTCAGGAAGGAATTCTGAATGTGAACCGGTCGCTCATAGATTTTGATCTGAGCGGCATTCCGTCTGAAGCCAGCATTGACAGTGCTTACCTGTCTATATTCTTCAATCCGGGTTCCGCCTATGCGACGGGCCATTCGGGAGAAACCAGTTTTACCATTCAGCGCCTGATCACCGCTTGGGACGAGTCGACGGTGAGCTGGAGCACCCAGCCCGCTGTGTCGTATTCCAATCTGGTACAAGTGAGTGGTGCCATTTACCCGAACCAGAGTTTCCCGGATATGGACATAAGTTCCCTGGTGGAAGATTACACAAGCCATCCCTCGGACAGTTACGGGTTTTGTCTGAAGTTTGTGGAGGAATCCCCCTACAAGATACTGGTCCTCTCGTCCAGTGATCATGAAGAGGAGCAACTCCGGCCCAAACTGGAGGTATACTACACGGTGTTGGAGTAG
- a CDS encoding cadherin domain-containing protein produces the protein MKTLSRIAGAFLLSTLFFSCNKNEFAPEIVDQEFSVEENSPAGTVIGRVEASDRDEGQVLAYAIIDGNDEGICTIDPSGGTLSVLDPANLNYEHITQLP, from the coding sequence ATGAAAACCCTCAGCAGAATTGCAGGCGCGTTCCTGTTAAGTACCCTCTTTTTTTCGTGTAATAAAAATGAGTTTGCCCCGGAAATTGTTGATCAGGAGTTCAGCGTGGAAGAAAACAGTCCGGCCGGAACCGTCATTGGCAGGGTGGAAGCCTCTGACCGGGACGAAGGCCAGGTCCTGGCATATGCGATCATTGATGGCAACGACGAAGGAATCTGTACCATAGACCCATCAGGCGGAACCTTATCCGTGCTGGATCCGGCGAACCTGAATTACGAGCATATAACTCAATTACCCTGA
- the rsgA gene encoding ribosome small subunit-dependent GTPase A, translated as MQTRTYQDLGYTPELEQYRKQEGLDRFELGRVISEHKERYVLKSPGGELDAELIGNLRFTAESRKDFPAVGDWVAFPQYDEGKALIHTIYPRKSVLERKAAGKPGQSQIIAANIDVALLVQAVDRDFNINRLERYLTICYSARIEPFIVLSKTDLISDSRLQSKIDQLGKRIIGVPILPVSSRTIGYDSIGGLIEKGKTYCLLGSSGAGKSTLINHLCGNQQMKTGEISGSVNKGRHITSHRELVVLDQGGILIDNPGMREVGIADAGGGLETTFESILAFAQNCRFKDCTHLSEKGCAVLAALERGELEQDSYLNFRKMEKEKEHFESDAMERKRKEKEFGRMVKTYQKQRKDHKY; from the coding sequence GTGCAAACAAGAACTTACCAGGATTTAGGATACACCCCCGAGCTTGAGCAATATAGAAAACAGGAGGGCCTGGACAGATTTGAACTGGGGAGGGTCATTTCTGAACACAAGGAGCGGTATGTGCTTAAAAGCCCCGGCGGGGAGCTGGATGCGGAGCTCATCGGTAATCTGCGTTTCACGGCAGAAAGCCGGAAGGACTTTCCTGCGGTGGGTGACTGGGTGGCTTTTCCCCAATATGACGAGGGAAAAGCTCTGATCCATACGATTTACCCGCGGAAAAGCGTCCTGGAAAGAAAAGCGGCCGGGAAGCCCGGACAGAGCCAGATCATTGCCGCGAACATAGATGTTGCCCTGCTGGTGCAGGCTGTCGACCGGGATTTTAATATAAACAGATTGGAAAGGTACCTGACCATATGCTATTCCGCCCGGATCGAACCCTTTATTGTACTGAGCAAAACCGATCTGATCAGCGACTCCCGGCTGCAGTCAAAAATCGATCAGCTTGGGAAACGGATTATCGGGGTACCCATCCTTCCGGTCAGCAGTCGGACCATCGGCTATGACTCCATAGGCGGACTTATCGAAAAAGGGAAGACCTATTGCCTGCTTGGTAGCTCCGGGGCCGGGAAATCCACCCTGATCAATCATCTCTGCGGCAATCAGCAAATGAAAACAGGTGAGATCAGTGGAAGTGTGAACAAAGGAAGGCACATCACCAGCCACCGGGAGCTGGTCGTGCTCGACCAGGGAGGTATCCTGATAGATAATCCCGGCATGCGGGAGGTGGGAATAGCGGATGCAGGAGGCGGACTGGAAACTACCTTTGAATCCATCCTGGCCTTTGCTCAAAACTGCAGGTTTAAAGATTGTACACACCTCAGTGAGAAAGGATGTGCGGTGCTTGCGGCCCTTGAAAGAGGTGAACTGGAGCAGGATTCCTATCTCAATTTCCGAAAAATGGAAAAGGAGAAAGAGCATTTTGAATCCGATGCGATGGAAAGAAAAAGAAAAGAAAAGGAGTTTGGAAGAATGGTAAAAACCTATCAGAAACAACGGAAAGATCATAAATACTGA